The Bacteroidota bacterium DNA window TACGGGACCAGTAAGTGTATAATAAATGGTATCTCTGTTACATGCAGCATCCGTTACTTCCACCCAATAATTACCTGCACATAATCCTATACTGTTTGTTGTGCTTATTGAATTAATAAGCTGACTCCCATTACTCCACACATAATTATACGGCGGAGTGCCGCAATTGATCTGAATTGTAGCGTTGCCACAGGTGCATCCGGTTGCATTTACCTGGGTCTGGATATAGCTTGCCGTATCAGGCTTGAGTTTTATAAAATAAATATCATCCGCTGAAGTGTAGTTATTATTAAAAGCACCTCCACCCGGATTAGCCATAGCGTTAGACGAGGCTCCCATCCACTCTCCTGTAATAAATAAATTTCTGTTATTATCCAATGCAAGGTTTGCCCGAAAATCCTGAGATCCGCCTAAAGTGCCGAAGTATGTTGAATATATCATTGCACCGGTGGCAGCGAATTCCACTAATACCAGGTCCTGCGGACCAAGCCTTGCATTGTTAAAAAAAGTGCCACATGTATTTACAGTAGGAAAATCATTGGACCCCGTCCACCCCCCAAGATAAACAACCCCGCAAAAATCAGTAACCAGATTTTTTGTTCTGTATCCAAAATTAGCAGTATAATGAGAAACATCACTTGCTGAGCCACCAATAAAAGTTGACCAGATCATTGAGCAGGAGCTATTGAATTTACATAAAAACAAGTCGTATCCATTGGTGTTTCCATTACTAAGCACACTGTTATTATATGCTCCCGAAAGATTCTGAGTAGGAAAATTCGAAGAAACGGTTTTTCCCGTTACATACAAATTACCAAATACATCTTCTTCGATATCCGTAGCCTCGTCAAAAATATTTCCTCCCAAATAGGTCGACCATTGCAATGCCCCTGTGTTGTTGAACTTAAGTACAAAAACATCATTATTACCATTTGAAACAGGGTCATTATATGCTCCCCCGAGGTTCTGCAAAGGAAAATCAGTGGAGTTCGTATATCCTGTTACAAACAGATTATTCCCTGCTCCTACCCACAATGCATTTCCTACTTCGTCCCCCAGACTTCCTCCGAAAAGTGTTGACCACTGCAATGCACACGAGGAATTGAATTTTAAAATAAAAATGTCTTGCCCTCCGCCAATAGCATTATCATTATAGGCTCCGGCAAGATTTTGGGTCGGAAAATTTGCCGAACTTGTGAAACCTGTTACGTAAATACTATTTGTTGCATCGGTTTTTATTGACCATCCCATATCCATTCCCGTACCTCCGAAATAGCTGGCCCATAACCGAACACCAGCCGGAGAAAATTTTAACATCACCACGTCCGAGCTTCCGCCATTTGTATTATCATTATATGCTCCCGCAAGATTTTGTGTTGGAAAATCTAAAGAAGGAGTAACTCCTGTTATATAAATATTATTAGCCACATCACTCGCAATACTCTGCAAATTCTCATTCGTATCAGAACCCCCATAAAAAGTGCACCAAAGAAGAACTCCTGCATTGTTAAATTTTAATATCAAGCCATCGGTCGAGCTACCCAGAGTATTATCATAATATACGCCTCCTCCGGGATTCAAAGTGGGGAAATTTGTTGAAACTACATAGCCACAAGCATATACATTATTATTTCCGTCTACCACAATATCCATTGTTCCTTCGTTGCTGATACTGCCTCCCGTACCCCCGATATACGTACCCCAAAGAAGCTGGGGATCTATCACCAGAGTTGACCTTAAGCTATTATAAGCTTCAATTTTAAATGAAACTTCAGCAAAATGGAGATCTGTTATAGTTGTTAAAAATGTAGTTTGAATTTCTGTATCAGACTCTTTTAAATAAGAATAGGGCGCATTTTCAGTAAGGGTTCCGAGTGGCGTATTTATTTCGAGACTGCCATCCTGTTTCTGAACAAGGGGTTTATCGCTTTCGTAACACAATTTTATTTGTGATGGATCGGCACCCGCATGTACAAGAAAATCATATTTAAACCCATTGGCATTACTGTTATATAAAACCCAATCTATTCCCGGATAAATGTTCCGAACTGTGATCTTCGAATATTGCTTTACATCATAGATTCCATCAGGACAGTGAGAGAAGAAATAATTATAATGCGCCGAACCTTCTCCTTCCATGATAATATTTTCCTTTTTTATTGTTGTCCCTTTTAAACGCATATTTATCCATGCCATCTCTATTTTGTTCTTCTCTATTTCAATTTTCTGTTTACTCGAAGTATATTTTTCTCCGATTTCATTGTGCCCATCTTTTTCATCAATTTTTGCAAATACATATGTAAGGCCCGTTTCGGTTATATATACATCGATACCTGGTGCGGAGGCCTTGAACAAAACAAAAGGGACAGGAATGTTATCTGTATTTACCATTTGTCCCTTGTTTTCAAAAAAATGAACCGGCGAATCCTGTATATGTTGCAAAATTTGATCTTCACTAACCGGAAGGTCCCTTGATGCAAAAGCAGGTGATGTAAGAAATATAACTGAGAGGAATAGTGAATATATTACGATCCTGAATAATGTACTCCCCGGAGCCGCACTTATGGTTCTGTGTTGTAGCATGGCATTTTTCGATGACGGATGTTTCATTTCAATATTCCCTGCTTTTATTCCTCTTCCTGTCAAATGAACTTAAGAATGTTTTAAATTAACCCTAAGAAAGCTTTAAAGCAAACCAAATAAATTTATAAGTTATAAGTCTAAGGTTATGTAATGATCATTAAAAAAAGAATTTTGTGAGAAAGAACTTCATAGAATGATTCACTTTAGCTATTTTTATACAAAAAAAATGTAAAAATGAAAACTCCATCAGACGATCTTTTCATTCTGATAAAATCACTTAGTTCGGCAGAAAAGCGTTATTTTAAGATTTTTTCGACGATTCATTCAGGTAAATCATTTAACAAAAAATATATTATCCTATTCGATGCTATTGACCGATTAAAACAATATGATGAAAAAAAATTAAAGACAAGACTGAAAGACGATACATTAAAAAGCAATCTGAAGATGTTCAAAAGTTATGTTTCAGAAGTAATTCTAAACAGCCTTGAAAAGTATCACCAAAACTCAACAAAGCAACTACAGGTTAACCATCTGTTTGCGCAGGCCCACATATTATGTTCCAAACGACTTTTTCCGCTTTGTGAAAAAGTTCTTAAAAAGGCTGAGTCCATAGCTGAGTCGGAAGAATTATTCCCGGAGCTTATCAATATCCTATTTTTAAAAATTGAAATTGCAAGAGCGACCGAGCAATATGAAAAAATATTTAGCACAAATGGTCATAAACAGCGGGTGAGTTCTTTTTCCAATCTTCTGCATAATTATACAGAATATCTTTTTCTAGGATTGAATGCTGAACAGGTCCTGAAAAAAAATTTTCTTACCCGAAAAAATACAGATCGGATCATGCATAAGCAAATATTAGCCAATACCTTATTGCTGAATTCCACAAAGGCCAAAAGCGCCACAGCCAAAAGAATGTACTTCAACCTGAAATCCCGGTTTCTTATGATAATGGGGCAAGATCAAAAGGCGTATGATGTTATTTTGGAGTGTATTAGTTTTTACAAAAGCAAAAACACTTTAGCGAATCAAGATCTATCGTTTTATTTTATTACACTATATAATAAAGCTATAATTGAGTTTATCATCGGGCAGGCAAAGACTGCTTATGAAACCATACATTGCTTTCAGGAAATGTTAGAAAGATATATGCATCAATTATCTGCAAATGCTCTCGTAAATGGAAATGATCAATTATATACATTAAAAATCGGAAGCTGCATAAGCACGGGGGATTTTAAAGCAGCAGAAAAACATCTTGATGAATTTGAGCACGCTTAAATATCTGAATAAAATCCTTCTTTTACCAAATACGGGTATCCGGAATGATATTATTGTACAATCAAAATTTTTGATCATGATAGTGCAATTTGAATTAAATGATCTAGATGCTTTACCTTATACAATACGCTCAACATATCGCTCCTTGCTTAAAGGAGAGCGGTTATATAAATTTGAGAATGCAATATTGCAATTCCTGAGAAAGGATTTACCAAAAGCCGACCATAAATCTGAACTTATACATGCGTTTAAGAAGTTATCCGGCATAATAAGAGAAATCAGCAAAGATCCCTTTGAAAAAAATGCAATGGGAGAATTTGATTTTATTTCCTGGCTAGAAAGTAAAATTGAGAACAGACCATTTGCTGAGATCATAAGAAATAAAGTAAAGCAATGAGAAAATAGTCAGGGCGCGGTAAGATTAATATTCACACTGCACCCGTTTTTATCTTTAATATTTATTGAATAAGCTCCCGGACAAAGTTGATTTTTATACCTGCTGACATATCCATCAGACCAGGTATAAGTGTAGGGGCTTGTCCCGCCAGCGCCTGTCACCATTAACCACTCTTTGCATCCACAACCTGCGCAACTGGCGGTCCCTTTGGTAAATTGTCCAGCTAATGGCGGGGGTGAGATTATTGCAGCTGTGGAAATTCCCGTACAACCCTTACTGTCCGTTATTGTTACTGTATAATTTCCTGCCGTCAAACCTGTTATAGTTTGTGCAGTCTGGTTGTTACTCCAGCTATAGCTGTAAGGCAAACTACCGCCACTCCCCATCGTAGAAACAGATCCTGTACCGCCGTTACATGAAGCATTTGTTACCGTGGAAGAAACATTAACAGATGGATTAATTATTATAGTTGCTGTTGACGTGGATGTGCTTCCACCTGAGTCGGTTACTTTTACAGTATAAGTTGTTGTTATTGGCGGGCACGTATTTATATTTTGAGTTGTAGCGCCTGTACTCCATGAATAAGTGTATGGATTGGTGCCGCCACTTGGATTGGATATTATGTTGGCACAGCCGCCAGCACAGATAGTACTACCGGTAGCCGAAAACACAAGCGTACCGCAATTTGGGTTAATTGTTATGCTTTTAGTCATGCTGCACCCATTTATACCCTCAACAGTAACAGTATATGTTTTTGATGCAGAACCGCTTATAAATAATTTCGGATTAGAAATTCCTGAATTATTTAAGCCGGCAGAAGGACTCCATGAATATACAGGGTTCACTTTACAGAATCCAAGTTGTATATTAGGTGAAGTATTTGTTGGCCCGGTTGCAAATGGAATTAAACATCCTGAGACTGAATTGTTTGTAACTGTATTGTAATATGTATCATTTTGCAGCACTGAAACATCGTCAGCAATATCTGAAGTCGTTTTATCCCAGCATACTTCAACCACTATATTTGATTGTCCATCCCAATGAAATGATTGGGTAAAATTATGAGTGTTCCATCCTGTAATGCTTGAATAAGTGGTGGGTCCAAACACAGTTGACAAACCTGTAAGCCAAGATTTATAAGGGTTTGTGGCATCCGGTAACTTCACAGCTTTTGTGCAACCAATCTTTATTGTAAAATTTGTGTATGGTGTAGAACTGTTTTTTTTTCCTACATAAAAAGCCAAAGATTGTATACTTCCCGCTTGCAGACCCGCACTTTTCAGGCTATAGGCATCATATATAACCTGCATCCTGTAATCGGTTCCCGTATTATAAGGTGACATATGGCCATAGTATGGATTACTGAAATTTGGATTAACAACAGGCCCAAGTGAAATTTTTTGAGGAGAATTTGCGCAAGTTGTTACTGGCAATGTACCACAGGAAAATGAAACAAAATCTGTCGTTCCAGACAAAACTGCGTTTAGCTGAACGCTATCGCCCGGACAAATTGTTGCAGGAATATTTACATCAACGACTGATCTCGCGCCTATTGCTATACTTTTAGTTATTGAACATCCATTTGAACCTGTAACGGTGACCTGATAGCTACCTGGCGCAAGATTTTGAGCAGATTGTTTATTTTGTGCAGGGACAGTATTCCAACTATAATAAAATGGCCCTGTTCCGTTAGCGGGTATTATTGTAATACGGCCATCAGTTCCACCACTACAAGAAGGTTCAGTAATCATAATACCTAAAGACGGTATAGCATTATTCATATTAACCGAAGCTGTTTTTAAGCATCCTGAAATATCTCTAATCGTAATAGTATATGTGCCACTTCCCAGATTGGATGCTGTTGTTGAAGTCTGTCCTGAAGGATTGTTCCACAAATAGGTATATGGCGACTTCCCTCCTGTTACTGTTACTGAAGCAGAACCATTAACGGCACATGAAGTTGTAAAAGATAAAGAAAGAGAATCGGGATTTGACAACATAATCGTTGCGGTATTTTTACAACCATTGCCGTCCTGAGCTGTTACTGTGTAAAGTCCCGACGATAAACCTGATATATTATTTGCTGTACTTCCAGTTGACCATTGGTATGAATAAACACCATTTCCTCCTGTAGTATTTACAGATACAGATCCATCACTACTTCCATAACAGCTGATATCTGTTTTAGCAGCAACAATATTCAGCGCACAGCAGGATCCTGTTACTGTTAATGCCTTAATTAAAGTATCTCCTGGACAGATTGCAATCAGCTTTACATTATAAGTTCCTGCGTTCGCATATGTATGAGAGGGATTTCTGCTACTGGAAAAATTGCCATCCCCAAAATCCCATAGCCAGGTTTTAACCGAATCCAGGATTCCACAGTGTTCTCCTGTAGTAGTATTATTGAAGTTTACAGGAGTGTTGCATACAGCATTACCTGCATTAAAGTCCACAATCATATTTTGAGTAAAACGGCTAATAACAGGCTGATCAGAGCCTCCATTAAGATTAAGCTTGGCAGTTTGGAAAGCTCCGGCAGTTACAGGGAAGTCGGAGGAGTGAGTTGTGTTCGTCATTATCAGGTCTTCTTTACAATCGTATTTAACCAATGTAATCTGAGTTGTAGCAAAATCGGCATCTACTCCACTTCCGCCAATCATACCGGAAAACAACAATTTCTTTCCGCTGTCATTCAATTTATACAAAGCAATGCCGCCGCCTTTATTATTATTATAACTGCATCCATTAAGTGGTACACTGGATGGATAAGCAACCGAAGAATACGCTTCATCTCGATCATTAATCTGTATTGACATCCCATATCCGGCACCAATAAAAGTGGAGTATTTCAAAGTTGTTCCCTGCGGATTAAGACGCACAATGAATGGGTTTGAGGGACCGCTTGTTACCGGTCCATTATAAGTAGGATCATAAACTCCGGCAGTTGTCGGAAAACTACTCGAACTTGTATT harbors:
- a CDS encoding SBBP repeat-containing protein; this encodes MKNIIRFEFNKLLKVEIDFLLQGLSFVYATLFLIISGSFYHTISAQESIHSSLGAMDQARKTKIENNLQSLPVNFRKNRGQWSDNILFESASSGIHMYFMKDGISYLSARENESESTSVLSPSGKTGGDRHDYLVWNMNFIGCNKNVSCTSEGEHMSNINYLIGDDPSRYVLNARDYEQIQYHELYDKIDLRYYSSGTKIEYDYIIKPGGRMEQIKMAFSGVKKIRIKRDGILEVKTEWGTTADLAPYSYQVINGIKTEVDIRYYLLNDTTIGFYSSTNINPAYDLIIDPVVLYYSTYVGAAASANITFIWGYIFDIASDKQGNAYVTGWYEGGGFPTKPGNYDGTWNGANDVFVFKLKPDGTDIVYGTYIGGNGRDKGVGIAVDDFGCAYITGDAESPNFPTTAGAYDPTYNGPFSLAGNSSFSGLNGPYGPFVLKLNAAGTGLVYSTFLGYAGLGCGVAVNNKGEAFVTGSTLSSNFPVTPGAYDTSFNGGLSDIFVSKLSSDGSALLYSTFIGGSTDQDRAGNMNVTSSEIGFRNALDPMDNVYVAGWTSATDFPVSPGCFDPSYNSLPGVNQSDALVLKLSMNGNGNADLKYSTYLGGTYGDLGNDISVNSAGDAFVIGNTSSSSFPTTAGVYDPTYNGPVTSGPSNPFIVRLNPQGTTLKYSTFIGAGYGMSIQINDRDEAYSSVAYPSSVPLNGCSYNNNKGGGIALYKLNDSGKKLLFSGMIGGSGVDADFATTQITLVKYDCKEDLIMTNTTHSSDFPVTAGAFQTAKLNLNGGSDQPVISRFTQNMIVDFNAGNAVCNTPVNFNNTTTGEHCGILDSVKTWLWDFGDGNFSSSRNPSHTYANAGTYNVKLIAICPGDTLIKALTVTGSCCALNIVAAKTDISCYGSSDGSVSVNTTGGNGVYSYQWSTGSTANNISGLSSGLYTVTAQDGNGCKNTATIMLSNPDSLSLSFTTSCAVNGSASVTVTGGKSPYTYLWNNPSGQTSTTASNLGSGTYTITIRDISGCLKTASVNMNNAIPSLGIMITEPSCSGGTDGRITIIPANGTGPFYYSWNTVPAQNKQSAQNLAPGSYQVTVTGSNGCSITKSIAIGARSVVDVNIPATICPGDSVQLNAVLSGTTDFVSFSCGTLPVTTCANSPQKISLGPVVNPNFSNPYYGHMSPYNTGTDYRMQVIYDAYSLKSAGLQAGSIQSLAFYVGKKNSSTPYTNFTIKIGCTKAVKLPDATNPYKSWLTGLSTVFGPTTYSSITGWNTHNFTQSFHWDGQSNIVVEVCWDKTTSDIADDVSVLQNDTYYNTVTNNSVSGCLIPFATGPTNTSPNIQLGFCKVNPVYSWSPSAGLNNSGISNPKLFISGSASKTYTVTVEGINGCSMTKSITINPNCGTLVFSATGSTICAGGCANIISNPSGGTNPYTYSWSTGATTQNINTCPPITTTYTVKVTDSGGSTSTSTATIIINPSVNVSSTVTNASCNGGTGSVSTMGSGGSLPYSYSWSNNQTAQTITGLTAGNYTVTITDSKGCTGISTAAIISPPPLAGQFTKGTASCAGCGCKEWLMVTGAGGTSPYTYTWSDGYVSRYKNQLCPGAYSINIKDKNGCSVNINLTAP